The genomic interval TGCCGCGTCGGCTGCCTCCAATCGAGCTTCCGGATGCCACCGGATGTGCATCAGGCCTGTTTCTTCCGTAGCTCGGCCATGACAGTATCGGAATCAATCAGTGTGGCATTTCCACGATCGATGTCATCGCAGCGGCGCTGAATCTCTGCCCGCCATGATTGGGAGACGTCGAAGTCTTGCTCAAAGTCGAGTCCTTCCAGGAGCGCCGCGGCGATAAACGCTCGGGTTGCGGGCTCCAACAGCATGGCCTCGTCCAGGATCTTCTTCGCGTCAGCTTTCATGGCTGCCCTCCTTCAGGCCAGACATCGGCACGGCATTCCAGACCTCGTCGTCCTCGTTGTCCCATACGTGGCGCATGACCGGTTCCTGCGCCTGCTTTAGTTCTTCAGTGAGACGATCTCTCAGTCCATGTTTGATTTCAATGTATTCGATGAAATCCAACACTTCCTGCGCGAGTGTGTCCGGGAGCTTTTGCGCTTCCTTGAAGATTCGTTCGGCTGTCGACATATCGCCCATCCTCTCTTTGGCCGCCAAGGCCATGCTCATCTTTTTATTATGGTCCGAGGGCCCTTCGGAAACAACCGATGCCCGTTGCCTCGCTCACGCTCTCGCGCAAACGGCGC from Nitrospirota bacterium carries:
- a CDS encoding addiction module protein, with translation MKADAKKILDEAMLLEPATRAFIAAALLEGLDFEQDFDVSQSWRAEIQRRCDDIDRGNATLIDSDTVMAELRKKQA
- a CDS encoding DUF2281 domain-containing protein, yielding MSTAERIFKEAQKLPDTLAQEVLDFIEYIEIKHGLRDRLTEELKQAQEPVMRHVWDNEDDEVWNAVPMSGLKEGSHES